A section of the Flavobacterium ardleyense genome encodes:
- the trpA gene encoding tryptophan synthase subunit alpha, with product MNRINKKISEKENLLSIYFTAGYPSKNDTVKIIQTLEKNGVDMIEIGLPFSDPLADGPTIQASSTQALQNGMTTEILFEQLKDIRKSVHIPLLIMGYFNPILQFGVEKFCQKCAEVGIDGLIIPDLPVDIFAEEYKKIFDKYGIINIFLITPQTSDERIQFIDNASEGFIYTVSTSSVTGASSGFGKLQIDYFKRIENMKLRNPQIVGFGISDLETFNQATQFAKGGIIGSAFIKFLTENGVEEIGEFIQQFRK from the coding sequence ATGAACCGTATTAATAAAAAAATCTCTGAAAAAGAAAATCTTCTTTCTATATACTTCACTGCTGGTTATCCATCAAAAAATGACACCGTAAAAATCATTCAAACACTTGAAAAAAACGGCGTAGATATGATTGAAATCGGTCTTCCTTTCAGTGATCCGCTCGCAGATGGTCCGACCATACAAGCTAGTTCAACTCAAGCCTTACAAAACGGAATGACCACCGAAATCCTTTTCGAACAGCTAAAGGATATCAGAAAATCGGTCCATATTCCGCTATTGATAATGGGGTATTTTAATCCAATTCTTCAATTTGGTGTCGAAAAATTTTGCCAGAAATGTGCTGAAGTAGGAATTGATGGACTCATAATTCCCGATCTGCCTGTCGATATATTTGCTGAAGAGTATAAGAAAATCTTTGATAAGTACGGAATTATAAATATTTTCCTCATCACACCACAAACTTCTGACGAGCGTATTCAATTCATAGACAATGCTTCAGAAGGGTTTATTTACACAGTTAGTACGTCAAGCGTGACTGGTGCCAGTTCGGGATTTGGGAAATTACAGATTGATTATTTCAAAAGAATCGAAAATATGAAACTTAGAAACCCGCAAATTGTAGGATTCGGAATTTCTGATTTGGAAACTTTTAATCAAGCGACTCAATTTGCAAAAGGTGGAATAATCGGAAGTGCATTTATAAAATTTCTTACCGAAAATGGAGTCGAAGAAATTGGCGAATTTATACAGCAATTTAGAAAATAA